In Streptomyces nojiriensis, one genomic interval encodes:
- a CDS encoding cobalt-precorrin-6A reductase yields MSAEPAPLPAHHVLILGGTTEARRLAQALAPDPSCRVTTSLAGRVASPVLPPGETRIGGFGGIAGLAAWIVEHDVTRVVDATHPFAERMSFHAAEAQALTGVPLLALRRPGWTARPGDDWTFVDSLEEAADRLPGLGSRTFLTTGRMGLHTFAHLTDTWFLVRSVDPPAAPVPPRLEVLLARGPFTLDDERELIARHRIDVLVTKDSGGSATAPKLTAAREAGIPVLVVRRPAIPEGVPETGSVEAVRDWLGASR; encoded by the coding sequence ATGTCTGCTGAACCGGCCCCCCTCCCCGCCCACCACGTCCTGATCCTCGGCGGCACCACCGAGGCCCGCCGTCTCGCGCAGGCACTGGCACCCGACCCCTCGTGCCGGGTGACCACCTCGCTCGCGGGGCGGGTCGCCTCGCCCGTGCTCCCGCCGGGCGAGACCCGGATCGGCGGCTTCGGCGGGATCGCGGGCCTCGCCGCCTGGATCGTCGAGCACGACGTCACCCGCGTCGTCGACGCCACCCATCCCTTCGCGGAGCGGATGAGCTTCCACGCGGCCGAGGCCCAGGCGCTCACGGGGGTACCCCTGCTGGCGCTGCGGCGCCCCGGCTGGACTGCGCGGCCGGGCGACGACTGGACCTTCGTGGACTCCCTGGAAGAGGCGGCCGACCGGCTGCCCGGGCTCGGCTCCCGCACGTTCCTGACCACCGGCCGGATGGGCCTGCACACCTTCGCGCACCTCACCGACACCTGGTTCCTGGTGCGTTCGGTGGACCCCCCGGCGGCGCCGGTACCCCCGCGCCTGGAAGTCCTGCTCGCCCGGGGCCCGTTCACCCTGGACGACGAGCGGGAGCTGATCGCCCGGCACCGGATCGACGTACTGGTGACGAAGGACAGCGGCGGCTCGGCCACCGCCCCCAAACTCACCGCGGCCCGCGAGGCCGGCATCCCGGTCCTCGTCGTACGCCGCCCGGCGATCCCGGAGGGCGTACCGGAGACGGGCTCGGTGGAGGCCGTACGGGACTGGCTCGGTGCGAGCCGGTAG
- the cobM gene encoding precorrin-4 C(11)-methyltransferase, with the protein MTVYFIGAGPGAADLITVRGARTLAAAPVCLYAGSLVPRELLAECPADARLVDTSQLNLDEIVAECVRAHAAGQDVARLHSGDPSIFSAVAEQMRRLDAAGIPYEVVPGVPAFAAAAAALKRELTVPTVGQTVILTRIAQQATPMPPGEDLATLGRSGALLVLHLATRYVDRVVDELLPHYGAECPVAVVAMASRPDELILRGTLADIAAQVKEHGLVRTAVIVVGRTLGAEQFRDSHLYSPERDRHVC; encoded by the coding sequence ATGACCGTGTACTTCATCGGTGCGGGCCCCGGCGCCGCCGACCTGATCACGGTGCGCGGTGCCCGGACCCTGGCCGCCGCCCCCGTCTGCCTGTACGCGGGCAGCCTCGTGCCGCGCGAACTGCTCGCCGAGTGCCCGGCGGACGCCCGCCTGGTCGACACCTCGCAGCTCAACCTGGACGAGATCGTCGCCGAGTGCGTGCGGGCCCACGCCGCGGGCCAGGACGTGGCACGGCTGCACTCCGGCGACCCCTCGATCTTCAGCGCGGTCGCGGAGCAGATGCGCCGGCTCGACGCGGCCGGCATCCCCTACGAGGTCGTCCCGGGCGTCCCGGCCTTCGCCGCGGCCGCCGCCGCCCTCAAGCGGGAGCTGACCGTCCCCACCGTCGGGCAGACCGTGATCCTGACCCGGATCGCCCAGCAGGCCACCCCGATGCCGCCCGGCGAGGACCTGGCCACGCTGGGCCGCAGCGGCGCGCTGCTGGTGCTGCACCTGGCCACCCGCTACGTGGACCGGGTCGTCGACGAGCTGCTGCCGCACTACGGGGCCGAGTGCCCGGTGGCGGTCGTGGCGATGGCCAGCCGCCCCGACGAGCTGATCCTGCGCGGCACCCTGGCCGACATCGCCGCGCAGGTGAAGGAGCACGGGCTGGTGCGCACCGCCGTCATCGTGGTGGGCCGCACGCTCGGCGCGGAGCAGTTCCGCGACAGCCACCTGTACTCGCCCGAGCGCGACCGGCATGTCTGCTGA
- the cbiE gene encoding precorrin-6y C5,15-methyltransferase (decarboxylating) subunit CbiE — MPVTVVGLGADGWAGLSAAGRSALSSADVLIGGPRQLDLLPAAECAGERVAWPSPLRPAVPKLMAEHAGRRIAVLASGDPMFYGIGRALAEELGPRSLRVHPHPSSVSYACARLGWPVEDTEVVTVVGRPVARLAAALHEGRRVLVLSAGAASPGEIAALLRERGFGPSRMRVLEQLGSEREDTYEGRADGWDHAPGDPLNVVALDCRRDPDHDAPRLGATPGLPDTAYEHDGQLTKRHVRAATLCALAPAPGELLWDIGGGSGSIGIEWMRTHPSCRAVAVERVPERAARITRNAAALGVPGLRVVIGAAPEALAGLPAPDAVFIGGGLTAPGLLDAVWDALAPGGRLVVNTVTLESEAVLAERYRRHGGELVKLAVAHAVPVGGFTGWRQAMPVTQWSVTKPDGAATGPTGSTGSTEEKDRT, encoded by the coding sequence ATGCCCGTGACGGTCGTCGGCCTCGGCGCGGACGGCTGGGCCGGGCTCAGTGCCGCCGGCCGCTCCGCACTGTCCTCGGCCGACGTGCTGATCGGCGGGCCGCGCCAGCTGGACCTGCTGCCGGCCGCCGAGTGCGCCGGTGAGCGGGTGGCCTGGCCGAGCCCGCTGCGGCCCGCCGTGCCGAAGCTGATGGCCGAACACGCCGGCCGCCGGATCGCGGTGCTGGCCAGCGGTGACCCGATGTTCTACGGGATCGGCCGCGCCCTCGCCGAGGAGCTCGGGCCGCGGTCCCTGCGGGTCCACCCGCACCCCTCGTCGGTCTCCTACGCCTGCGCCCGCCTGGGCTGGCCGGTGGAGGACACCGAGGTGGTCACGGTGGTCGGCCGCCCGGTGGCCCGGCTGGCGGCCGCGCTCCACGAGGGGCGCCGGGTGCTGGTGCTCAGCGCCGGAGCGGCGTCCCCGGGTGAGATCGCCGCCCTGCTGCGGGAGCGGGGCTTCGGCCCGAGCCGGATGCGGGTGCTGGAACAGCTCGGGTCCGAGCGCGAGGACACGTACGAGGGCCGCGCCGACGGCTGGGACCACGCGCCCGGAGACCCCCTGAACGTGGTCGCGCTCGACTGCCGCCGGGACCCGGACCACGACGCGCCGCGCCTCGGCGCGACCCCGGGCCTCCCGGACACCGCGTACGAACACGACGGGCAGCTCACCAAGCGCCACGTCCGGGCCGCGACCCTGTGCGCGCTGGCCCCGGCCCCCGGCGAGCTGCTGTGGGACATCGGCGGCGGCTCCGGCTCCATCGGCATCGAGTGGATGCGTACGCACCCCTCGTGCCGGGCGGTGGCCGTGGAGCGCGTCCCGGAGCGGGCCGCGCGCATCACCCGCAACGCGGCGGCGCTCGGCGTGCCCGGCCTGCGCGTGGTCATCGGCGCCGCACCCGAGGCCCTGGCCGGGCTGCCGGCCCCCGACGCCGTGTTCATCGGCGGCGGGCTGACCGCGCCCGGCCTGCTGGACGCGGTCTGGGACGCGCTGGCCCCCGGCGGCCGGCTGGTGGTCAACACCGTCACCCTGGAGTCGGAGGCGGTGCTCGCCGAGCGCTACCGGCGCCACGGCGGCGAACTGGTGAAGCTCGCCGTCGCGCACGCCGTGCCGGTCGGCGGTTTCACGGGCTGGCGGCAGGCGATGCCGGTCACCCAGTGGTCAGTGACGAAGCCGGACGGGGCGGCCACCGGGCCGACCGGATCGACCGGATCGACCGAGGAGAAGGATCGAACATGA
- a CDS encoding oxidoreductase, whose product MPGWNATHIPDQSGRSAVVTGANSGIGYVTARELARRGASVVLACRSAARGRAAVIRLRAEVPGARAEFMPLDLADLASVREFAAGYGQRHTSLDLLINNAGVMALPYGRTADGFETQFGVNHLGHFALTGLLLPRLRAAAPGARIVNVSSGFHVLGRIGPADADLVAPGLADAGGAHDYRRWTAYGRSKTANLLFTHELSRRFTAAASPVTAVAAHPGYATSNLHSGASKLEGPTFDSRVAALGNAVLAQPTASGALPTLYAATAPGIRPDAFIGPRFGWRGAPARSWRARWTLDDSAGELLWAASEKLTGVSYAALPR is encoded by the coding sequence ATGCCGGGCTGGAACGCCACGCACATCCCCGACCAGAGCGGCCGCAGCGCCGTCGTCACCGGGGCCAACAGCGGGATCGGCTACGTCACCGCCCGCGAGCTCGCCCGGCGCGGCGCCTCGGTGGTGCTGGCCTGCCGCAGCGCGGCCCGCGGCCGGGCCGCCGTGATCCGGCTGCGGGCGGAAGTTCCGGGGGCGCGGGCCGAGTTCATGCCGCTGGACCTCGCCGACCTGGCCTCCGTACGGGAGTTCGCCGCCGGGTACGGACAGCGGCACACCTCGCTGGACCTGCTGATCAACAACGCGGGGGTGATGGCACTGCCGTACGGGCGGACCGCCGACGGGTTCGAGACGCAGTTCGGGGTCAACCACCTCGGGCACTTCGCCCTGACCGGACTGCTGCTGCCGCGACTGCGCGCCGCCGCTCCCGGGGCGCGGATCGTCAACGTCTCCAGCGGCTTCCACGTACTGGGGAGGATCGGCCCCGCCGACGCGGACCTCGTCGCCCCGGGCCTCGCCGACGCGGGCGGCGCGCACGACTACCGGCGCTGGACCGCCTACGGCCGCTCCAAGACCGCCAACCTGCTCTTCACCCACGAACTGTCCCGCCGCTTCACGGCCGCCGCCTCCCCGGTCACCGCCGTCGCCGCCCACCCGGGCTACGCCACCAGCAACCTCCACTCCGGAGCGTCGAAGCTGGAGGGCCCCACGTTCGACTCGCGGGTGGCCGCGCTCGGCAACGCGGTCCTCGCCCAGCCCACCGCCTCGGGCGCGCTGCCCACCCTCTACGCGGCCACCGCGCCCGGGATCCGGCCGGACGCGTTCATCGGCCCGCGGTTCGGCTGGCGCGGGGCGCCCGCGCGGTCCTGGCGGGCCCGGTGGACCCTCGACGACAGCGCCGGGGAGCTGCTGTGGGCGGCCTCCGAGAAGCTCACGGGGGTCTCGTACGCCGCACTGCCGCGCTGA
- a CDS encoding TetR/AcrR family transcriptional regulator produces the protein MSPKQQRGEATVDRLLTTALRVFAESGQQGFTVNAVVSAGGVSLGSLYHHFGSFDGLAAALYIRCMDELCDAMVAALTRCRTARTGVRAWVTAYLTFTQEHRDVALFLHASAYSGYLVAHAEEIAAAKAEKFGPIMSWLGVRMERGEIAPLPAPVVEVLVMGPLAEAARRWLSSTYEIDLTEAARHLPDHIWRSLRPEPV, from the coding sequence ATGTCTCCTAAGCAGCAGCGGGGCGAGGCCACCGTCGACCGGCTCCTGACCACCGCCCTGCGGGTGTTCGCCGAGTCCGGCCAGCAGGGCTTCACCGTGAACGCGGTGGTCTCGGCCGGCGGGGTCAGCCTCGGCAGCCTCTACCACCACTTCGGCAGTTTCGACGGGCTCGCCGCCGCCCTCTACATCCGGTGCATGGACGAGCTGTGCGACGCCATGGTCGCCGCGCTCACCCGGTGCCGCACGGCTCGCACCGGGGTGCGCGCGTGGGTGACGGCCTACCTGACGTTCACCCAGGAACACCGGGACGTGGCGCTGTTCCTGCACGCCTCCGCCTATTCCGGCTACCTGGTGGCCCATGCCGAGGAGATCGCCGCGGCCAAGGCGGAGAAGTTCGGGCCCATCATGAGCTGGCTGGGGGTGCGCATGGAGCGCGGCGAGATCGCCCCGCTGCCGGCACCCGTGGTGGAGGTGCTGGTCATGGGCCCGCTCGCGGAGGCCGCCCGGCGCTGGCTGTCCAGCACCTACGAGATCGACCTCACCGAGGCCGCCCGCCACCTCCCCGACCACATCTGGCGCTCCCTGCGCCCCGAGCCCGTCTGA
- a CDS encoding trypsin-like serine peptidase has translation MVGKVDERERQRGRAAPRGSMVVGLLCTVVLAGVGYVAWELRGIAATRADGDPAQGVYQQDPERADKTAASVLDGIVREVTEPPKDDKAFGDGGGADWRYAGWQPSDPLEARPAPAEPAVGALFSPGGDGDPDHHCSAVVVHSPRGDLIATAAHCVYGGGFRTNLAFAPGYRDGVAPYGIWVPTRIDVDPRWTQDQDPDHDIALVRLRRPGYPGQRLEDVTGGLTMDFGSELPAPARLMGYPNYAEQPLECRNTAVPAGPTQVRLDCADVPNGTSGGPVTTGRGTLIGVIGGRDGGGDEETSYSVRFGDAVRALYERSTKP, from the coding sequence ATGGTCGGCAAGGTTGACGAGCGGGAACGGCAGCGGGGCCGGGCCGCCCCGCGGGGCTCCATGGTCGTCGGCCTCCTGTGCACCGTGGTCCTCGCGGGCGTCGGCTACGTCGCCTGGGAGCTGCGCGGCATCGCCGCGACCCGCGCGGACGGCGATCCGGCGCAAGGTGTCTACCAGCAGGACCCCGAACGCGCCGACAAGACGGCCGCCTCGGTGCTGGACGGGATCGTGCGGGAGGTCACGGAGCCGCCGAAGGACGACAAGGCCTTCGGCGACGGCGGCGGGGCGGACTGGCGGTACGCCGGGTGGCAGCCCTCCGATCCCCTGGAAGCCCGGCCCGCCCCGGCCGAACCCGCCGTGGGCGCGCTCTTCTCGCCCGGCGGCGACGGCGACCCCGACCACCACTGCTCGGCCGTCGTGGTCCACTCCCCGCGGGGCGACCTGATCGCCACCGCCGCGCACTGCGTGTACGGCGGCGGCTTCCGCACCAACCTCGCCTTCGCGCCCGGCTACCGGGACGGCGTGGCCCCGTACGGCATCTGGGTGCCGACCCGGATCGACGTGGACCCGCGCTGGACGCAGGACCAGGACCCCGACCACGACATCGCCCTGGTCCGGCTGCGCCGGCCGGGCTATCCGGGCCAGCGGCTGGAGGACGTGACGGGGGGCCTGACCATGGACTTCGGCAGCGAACTACCGGCGCCCGCCCGGCTCATGGGGTACCCGAACTACGCCGAGCAGCCGCTGGAGTGCCGCAACACCGCCGTCCCGGCCGGGCCGACACAGGTGCGCCTGGACTGCGCCGACGTGCCCAACGGCACCAGCGGCGGCCCGGTGACGACCGGCCGAGGCACCCTGATCGGGGTGATCGGCGGCCGCGACGGGGGCGGGGACGAGGAGACCTCGTACAGCGTCCGCTTCGGCGACGCGGTCCGCGCCCTGTACGAGCGCTCCACCAAACCCTGA
- a CDS encoding caspase family protein: MTPADFLPPALGPQRTFALVAGVERYDISHRWNLRGPARDALRFARWLTGPAEVPPGNVRLLLSPLDEPGDLDWTDSPAMAALRTAFRPATEENVKAALLDELPQCDGDLLWIFWAGHGYLGPRQELMLPCADARPSQIRHLNLDSALRWWRTDLVKQRRFPLQAALVDSCRVDAPRDTRWNFGNTDYGGGSSVPGRRQFRLYASREGEVAQNDPERGAGRFTEALLGELGGRSVRESVSGLPGAALSIHRTFQELRERGEGWQLPQFIVDRDWDACSFLDDDLSRTAPPRAAKLDQAAWDGLGELFEGRELPRCAYEAYAWAFKAAGCTTPAHGGLPGDGLLEVVQDLDERQGGRGGMPLAVPFVRFLADRAAASGDTRWAARLGDWVRATRERLALPVLPPPPPPARRTVVHVRLEAPPGGEPGFLARMWLRGERARHIWESEGEPVALDEVREQLVRQLALIGGASEAAGVGEGDGGTGGGAGRQAYAAVDRIEFHVPYELLDADFDQWPVPRGPAGRRRALGLLHQVVVRCPQERADTRAEWHGTWRWLHAQGGRHPDAVRVVADEELTDALGMELAAQPPPACVLAHTTAAPHAGLLEAVLEGGLPVAVWRRGGGLPAPALLDLLAPAGPDGRPDPGALDVLALPARVREVRRAAAGAAGGAARAHQPPAGGDQLVLLWDDPDDMPGLRSLA, from the coding sequence GTGACTCCCGCCGACTTCCTGCCTCCGGCCCTCGGACCGCAGCGCACCTTCGCGCTCGTCGCGGGGGTCGAGCGCTACGACATCAGCCACCGCTGGAACCTGCGCGGTCCGGCCCGTGACGCCCTGCGCTTCGCCCGGTGGCTGACCGGCCCCGCCGAGGTGCCGCCCGGCAACGTCCGGCTGCTGCTCTCCCCGCTCGACGAACCGGGCGACCTCGACTGGACGGACTCCCCGGCGATGGCCGCCCTGCGCACGGCCTTCCGGCCGGCGACCGAGGAGAACGTGAAAGCGGCACTCCTCGACGAACTCCCGCAGTGCGACGGCGACCTGCTCTGGATCTTCTGGGCCGGACACGGCTACCTCGGGCCGCGCCAGGAGCTGATGCTGCCCTGCGCCGACGCCCGTCCCAGCCAGATCAGGCACCTCAACCTCGACTCGGCGCTGCGCTGGTGGCGGACCGACCTCGTCAAGCAGCGCCGCTTCCCGCTCCAGGCCGCACTCGTGGACTCCTGCCGGGTCGACGCGCCCCGCGACACCCGGTGGAACTTCGGCAACACCGACTACGGGGGCGGGAGTTCGGTGCCGGGCCGGCGCCAGTTCCGGCTCTACGCCTCCCGCGAGGGCGAGGTCGCGCAGAACGACCCCGAGCGCGGCGCCGGCCGGTTCACCGAGGCCCTCCTCGGCGAACTGGGCGGACGGTCCGTGCGGGAGAGCGTCAGCGGGCTGCCCGGCGCCGCCCTCAGCATCCACCGCACCTTCCAGGAGCTGCGCGAGCGCGGCGAGGGCTGGCAGCTGCCGCAGTTCATCGTCGACCGGGACTGGGACGCCTGCTCCTTCCTCGACGACGACCTGTCCCGCACCGCACCGCCCCGGGCCGCCAAACTCGACCAGGCGGCCTGGGACGGGCTCGGCGAGCTCTTCGAGGGCCGCGAGCTGCCGCGCTGCGCCTACGAGGCCTACGCCTGGGCGTTCAAGGCGGCCGGCTGCACCACCCCGGCGCACGGCGGCCTGCCGGGGGACGGCCTGCTGGAGGTGGTCCAGGACCTGGACGAACGGCAGGGCGGGCGCGGCGGGATGCCGCTGGCGGTGCCCTTCGTACGGTTCCTCGCGGACCGGGCCGCCGCCTCGGGCGACACGCGCTGGGCGGCCCGCCTCGGGGACTGGGTGCGGGCCACCCGCGAGCGCCTCGCCCTGCCGGTGCTGCCCCCGCCCCCGCCCCCGGCCCGCAGGACGGTCGTGCACGTCCGGCTGGAGGCACCGCCGGGCGGGGAGCCCGGATTCCTGGCCCGGATGTGGCTGAGGGGTGAACGGGCCCGGCACATATGGGAGTCGGAGGGGGAGCCGGTCGCACTGGACGAGGTGCGGGAGCAGCTCGTACGGCAACTCGCCCTCATCGGCGGCGCGTCGGAGGCCGCCGGCGTGGGCGAGGGCGACGGCGGAACCGGCGGCGGAGCGGGACGGCAGGCGTACGCCGCGGTGGACCGCATCGAGTTCCACGTGCCGTACGAGCTGCTCGACGCCGACTTCGACCAGTGGCCGGTGCCCCGCGGCCCGGCCGGCCGGCGCCGCGCCCTCGGCCTGCTCCACCAGGTCGTGGTGCGCTGCCCGCAGGAGCGGGCGGACACCCGGGCCGAGTGGCACGGCACCTGGCGCTGGCTGCACGCCCAGGGCGGCCGGCACCCCGACGCCGTACGGGTCGTCGCGGACGAGGAGCTCACCGACGCGCTCGGGATGGAGCTGGCCGCGCAGCCGCCGCCCGCCTGCGTCCTCGCGCACACCACGGCCGCCCCGCACGCCGGGCTGCTGGAGGCCGTGCTCGAAGGCGGGCTCCCGGTGGCCGTATGGCGGCGCGGGGGCGGCCTGCCCGCGCCCGCACTCCTCGACCTGCTGGCCCCGGCCGGGCCGGACGGCCGCCCCGACCCCGGAGCACTGGACGTACTGGCCCTGCCCGCACGCGTGCGGGAGGTGCGCCGGGCGGCCGCGGGCGCCGCCGGGGGAGCCGCACGCGCCCACCAACCGCCCGCAGGGGGAGACCAGTTGGTGCTCCTGTGGGACGATCCCGACGACATGCCGGGCCTCCGGTCCCTGGCCTGA
- a CDS encoding AAA family ATPase — MEAEAVAKDWWLYHGTGEGADRRARLEAGFPPPWRDFTGAPDPGYAPPGCAGAAWERTWRRGEGYVPDEPEKDVVNTALHLRRPLLVTGKPGVGKSTLAYSIASDLNLGPVLHWPITSRTVLRDGLYLYDAIGRLQEAGLEQLRTPGAQPAAALPVPAPDTAVAPSSPSSPSAPSISRYLRLGPLGTALLPQDRPRVLLVDEIDKSDIDLPGDLLTVFEDGGFLIPELARLAQEDPTVAIGTDDDPEAVVRITQGRVQCRYFPVVVLTSNGERDFPPAFLRRCVRLHLEPPGPDKLARIVRRRLGVDIASGEAYQDLVQAFLERGEDGDLATDQLLNAIQLRLAGAWSAPADRERFLATVMQHLTGPTA; from the coding sequence ATGGAGGCAGAGGCAGTGGCGAAGGACTGGTGGCTGTACCACGGGACCGGCGAGGGCGCGGACCGGCGTGCCCGCCTCGAGGCCGGATTCCCGCCACCCTGGCGGGACTTCACCGGCGCCCCCGACCCCGGCTACGCGCCGCCCGGGTGCGCGGGAGCCGCCTGGGAGCGCACCTGGCGGCGCGGCGAGGGCTACGTACCCGACGAGCCGGAGAAGGACGTCGTCAACACGGCGCTGCACCTGCGCAGGCCGCTGCTCGTCACCGGGAAACCGGGCGTCGGCAAGTCCACGCTCGCCTACAGCATCGCCTCCGACCTGAACCTGGGGCCCGTACTGCACTGGCCGATCACCAGCCGCACCGTACTGCGGGACGGGCTGTACCTGTACGACGCCATCGGCCGCCTCCAGGAGGCCGGGCTGGAGCAGCTGCGCACACCGGGCGCGCAGCCCGCCGCGGCCCTGCCCGTGCCCGCACCCGACACCGCCGTCGCCCCCTCGTCCCCCTCGTCCCCCTCCGCCCCCTCGATCTCCCGCTATCTGCGCCTCGGCCCCCTCGGTACCGCCCTGCTCCCGCAGGACCGCCCCCGCGTGCTGCTCGTCGACGAGATCGACAAGAGCGACATCGACCTCCCCGGCGACCTCCTCACCGTCTTCGAGGACGGCGGCTTCCTGATCCCCGAACTCGCCCGCCTCGCCCAGGAGGACCCCACCGTCGCCATCGGCACCGACGACGACCCCGAGGCGGTCGTACGGATCACCCAGGGCCGCGTCCAGTGCCGCTACTTCCCCGTCGTCGTCCTCACCAGCAACGGCGAACGCGACTTCCCGCCCGCCTTCCTGCGCCGCTGCGTCCGCCTCCACCTGGAGCCGCCCGGACCGGACAAGCTCGCCCGCATCGTGCGCCGCCGCCTCGGCGTCGACATCGCATCCGGCGAGGCGTACCAGGACCTCGTCCAGGCCTTCCTCGAACGGGGCGAGGACGGCGACCTGGCCACCGACCAGCTCCTCAACGCCATCCAGCTCCGCCTCGCCGGCGCCTGGTCCGCGCCCGCCGACCGCGAACGCTTCCTCGCCACCGTCATGCAGCACCTGACCGGGCCCACGGCGTGA